From Halorussus lipolyticus:
GACGTGGTGGACGCCAACGACGAGAAGGTCGGCGTCGTCACCGAGGTAGACGAGGACGCCAACCGACTCTACGTGGACCCGAACCCCGGACTGGCCCAGCGCGTCAAGACCCGACTCGGCTGGGAGGGTCACGACGACGACGCCTACTCGGTCGAACCCGACCGAATCTCGAAAATCGACGACGATTACGTCCACCTCCGGAGTATGTAGCTCGGTGCTGAGAGACGAGAGAACCAGCGTCGCCGCGAAGAACAACACTTACCTCTTTTCTGGGCCGATTGGACGACATGGCAATCCACAGCGACTGGGGAGACTGGCTCCCGCGAGCGGTCGAGGACGCCGACCCCGAGGGCATCGCGGTCTGGTACCTCGGCTGTAACGGCTTCGTGCTGAAAGCCGAGGAGACCACCCTCTACATCGACCCCTACCTCGGGACCGGCGACCCGCCCCGAACCGTCCGGATGGTCCCGGTGCCCTTCGACCCCGAGGACGTGGCCGAGGCCGACGCCGTGCTGGCGACCCACGAACACACCGACCACGTTCACGGCCCGAGTCAGGCCCCCATCCTCGAATCGACCGGCGCGACCTTCTACGCGCCCGACGACAGCCTCGCGGTCGCCCGCGACGACGAGAACTGGACCGACGAGTGGGACGTAGACGACTCCCAATTCGAGGAGGTCGCGGAGGGCGACACCTTCGAGGTCGGCGCGTTCACGATTCACGTCGAACCCGCCCACGACCCCGACGCGACTCACCCCGTGAGCTACGTCGTGGAGTACGACGGTCGAACCTTCTTCCACGGCGGCGACACCAAGCCGAGCGACGAGTTCGAGCGACTGGGCGACGAGTACGACATCAACCTCGGCGTGCTGGCGTTCGGGAGCGTCGGTCAGATTCCGGACAAGGAGACCCGCGAACCCAAGCGCACCCGGTGGTACAACGACGAGAATCAGGCCGTCGAGTCTGCCAGCGCCCTCCGGTTCGACCGGTTCCTGCCGAGCCACTGGGATATGTGGAAGGGCCTGACCGCGGACCCGACCGCGCTCCACGACCACGTTCGGAGCTTCGAGTACCCCGAGCGACTGGAAATCGCCGAAATCGGTGATAGAGTGGACCTCTGAATCGGGAGAGTCCGCGATTTCTTCTGCGTCGATGCCGGTTGTTTCCTGTTATTCGAGGGAGTCCCGAATCCCCAAATCCACCGAGTTAGCTACTGGTCGAGCATCGGAAGACCGCACAGCACCGCACCGCCGACCGAAAAGAAATAAAAATATTCCTTAGATATAGAAAATTAGGTCCTAGAAACACATTTTCATTTCCGGGATGACGCCAAGGTTCAAATCCGAAGCCGAGGCCAATTCTCCTCGGACGTTTCGAGCGGTCACGCGAGCGGTGCGAGTGTGATTTCGGAAGACACGGTTTGTCTTCCGGTGGTCACCCAGAGTCGGGGGCGGGGACCGCCAGTCCGACTAACCGGAGACGGCCGAGCCAAAAATCACGCCGGTTTCGAGGGTCAAGGAGTCGTTAGTCTGGCCGCCGCCGCCGCACCTGCGCCGACGCCGTGTTTCCACGGACACCTCACCGCACCTCACCTCACCTCACTCCCGGCGATGGCGAAGCGCGTTGCGAGTCTTCCCCACACCGTCCGTAAGGAGGTCGAACACGGTGAGCGACAGTCGCGTCACGAGCGCGAGGAGCGCTAGCACGACGAGTAGCCCGACCACGAGTCCCACCCCCTGCAGGCCGGATAGTTCCAGCAGTTGGACGACCAGCAGGACGAACAGCGCGAAGACGCTGACCTCGACGAGAATCCCCACTTTCTGGGCAGGACCCACCATAGGGAACGTCGAGTTCGCGGCTTGTTAACATTTTTCGCTCGTCGCGGGCCGGAAAGACCGGCCTGCGCCGCCCGGAGCGCGCCGTCCGTGTCGAAATCGACCGGTTCACACCCAGCAGAGCGCGGCCACGCCCGCCGACAGCCGACCGCCTTCGACCCACTCGCCCGACGACCGGAAGACGACGCGCCCGTCGTTCGTGCCCGCGAGGACGTGGCCGTCGTCGGCAGTCCACGCGAGAACCACCTCGTCGGGGTGGCCCGGATAGGCCACTGTCTCGAAGGTGTCGCCGTCGTCCTCGGACTCGAACAGCGCCGCGTCCGCGCCGCGCTTGCCCTGCCACGTGCCCGGCGAGGAGCGCGCCGCCGCGGCGTAGAGCGTCCCGTCGCGGGCGAAGGCCTCGCGGAAGTAGGTGTGTTCTACGCCGTCGTCTAATCGGACCCACGTCTCGCCCGCGTCTCGGGTCCGGTACAGGCCACCGCCACAGGAGGCGACGTAGTGGTCCGGCCCGCGGACGAGGACGTGATGCACGTCGTCGTGGACGCCCGACCGGCGTTCGGTCCACGCCTCGCCACCGTCGTCGCTGACGTGGACGCCGCCGACCTCTATTCCGGCGACCACACGGTCCGGCGCGTCGGCGTGCGCGCCGAGACTCCGGACGTGGGCCTCGTCGCGGTGGCGCGGCGTGTGCCACGAGTCGCGCGAGGGCAAGTCCTGAAGGCCCGATAGCTCCCGCCACGTCTCCCCCGAATCGTCGGAGACGTAGAGGTGGGCCGGGTGCGTCCCGGCGTAGAGTCGGTCGCCGTCGGGACCGCCGAGGACCGAGTAGACCTCCTCGCGGGGCACGCCGAGGTCGGTCCACGAGTCGCCGCCGTCGGTCGAACGGTAGAGGCCCGACTTGGTGGTGGCGAACACCCCATCCCACTCCTCGAAGCGCCGAACGCGCATGACTCGCCCGGCGTCCAGCACCTGCTCCGCCGAGTCGAAGCGCGGGCCGCGGGCGCGGTACACGCCGTCGTAGGTTCCTGCGAGTAGCATACTCGTAGTTGGGCCGGTGGCTCCAAATAGATACGTCCCGGCCGCGACCCGCCTTCGACCCGCCCGCGACCCACCTGCGACCCGCCCGCAACCCGCCCGGCCGAGGGTTTCGGGCCGGGATTTCGGGTCGTTTCGTCTCTCGGGGGCGTGTGATTTATATGGCCGTTCTGGGATGTGAACCGTATGAGTGACAGCATGACCGAGGTGGTGACGACGAACGAGAGCGGCGTCGTCGTGGAGAAGTCCTTCGAGGGCGACGAGTTCGCGGTCCCCGCAATCAAGTTCGTGATTCGGTGCGAGCGAGACGAAAGCGCGACCCTCCGACTCGCCGACGACATCCCCGAGGAGTTCCCGATGGACAACGTGGGCTTCCACCCCGATTACGAGAACGACAACTGGACCGCGTACAAGGACCACCGGGTCCAGTTCGAGCGCGAACTCGAACCGGGCGAGGAACTCGTCACGGTCTACGGCGTCCGCCTCGCCGAGGACGACGACCCCTCGACCTTCCTCGGGACGCCGACCATCGAAGACGTTTCGCCGGTTGCGGTCGATTCGGGAGCGACCGGGGCCGACGACACCGACGCCGACCCCGTAGGCGCGGACCCCGACCCGGACGCGCCGAACCTCGACGGTGAGGTCGGTGGCCCGGACGGCAACACCATCACCGACATCGTATCCGAGGAGGACAGCCAACTCGTCCGCGACGTAGTTGCGGGCGAGGACGACCTCGGTCTGGACGACGATGACGACCCACTGGGAACGGAGGGCGAGGACCCCCTCGCCGACGCCGGAGACGACCCCCTCGCGGCCAGCACCGAGGAGGACGACCCGCTGGCCGAAAGCGGCGACGACCCGCTCGGTGAAACCGACGCACTCGCCGGGAGCGACGACGAGTCGCCCGCCGACGACGATTCCGAGAGTTTCCTCGAACCCGAAGACGAGTCGGTCGGCGACGCGACCGAGACCACCGACGAGGCGACGGACGAGGCCGACCCCGGCATCGGCGACGCCGACGCGGGCGAGACCGTCGGAGAGACGAGCGACGGGGACGAGTCCGACGCGCTCGGCGACGAGACCCCGGACGAGCAGGTCGAAGCGGAGGACCCGACGCGACCCTCCGAGACAGCGGACGAGACCGAGGCCGCCGAACCCGAGGCGTCGCCGCCGCGTCCCGGAAGCGTCGCGGCCGCGCTCGCCGACGAGATTCGGGCCGGCGAGGTCGAGGACGACGACCTGCGGGCCATCCAGCGCGAACTCGACGTAGAGATGCCCGAGAGTACCAACGTCCGCATCCGCCACCTCCAGTCGCGCGTCGAGGACCTCTCGGCGTACACCGAGGCCCTCGAAGCGTTCATCGACGAGAACGGCGTGGCCGACGACATCTTCGCCGACTTCGAGGACGATCTCGCCGCGGTTCAAGCCGACGTGCGGGCCTTCGAGGACGAAGTGCAGGCGCTCCGTACCGAGACCGACGACACCGACGAGCGCGTGGCCAACCTCGGCGACGACGTGTCGGCAGTCGAGGGAGACGTGGACAGCCTCGAATCCGACGTGGAAAGCGTCGAGTCGGACCTGAGTGAAATCGAGTCCGACGTCGAAGGCGTCGTGGAAGACGTGAACAGTATCGAGGAGGACGTGAGCAGTGTCGAATCCGACGTGCAGGGCGTCGAGTCTAGCGTCGGCGAGGTCGAATCCAGCGTGGACGAAATCGAGTCGAACCTCGACACGCTCGAAGCCGACTTGCAGGACCTCGAAAGTGGCCTCCGCGACGAGATAGAGGCGACCGAGGCCGACCTGCGCGAGGACCTCCGCGAGCTGGAAGGCGTCCGCGACGACGTGTCTGACCTCGAATCCGAACTCGGCGCGGTGGACGACTTGCGCGACGAGGTGGCCGAAATCGAGACGCTCCGCGAGGAAATCGAGGCGCTGGAGGGCATCAGCGACGAGGTGGAGGCCCTCGAAGCCGAACTCGAAGACGCGGGCGCTGTCGGCGAGGAGGTCGAGACCCTCGAAACCCGACTGGACGAACTCGAGGAACTCGTCGGCGCGAACACCGACGACGTGACCTCGGTCGGCAACGAGTTGGAGACGGTCGCCGACGAACTCTCGGCGGTCCGCGACGAACTCGGCGACGTGAGCGAGGCGACCGACGAAATCGAGGATGTCTCGGAAAGCGTCGAATCGCTGTCTGCTGACCTCGACGCGCTCGAGGAGAACCTGACTGCGCGCGTCGAGAGCGTCGAGGAGGACGTGGCCGCGATTCACGACGAACTCGAAGGCATCCAAGAGTGGCGCGAGCAAATCAACAACGTGTTCGGGAACTGAGCGCGCCGGACGGCGGCCAGCGGGAGTGCTGGTCGGGAGCATAGCCGGAAGCGCAACGCGTTTACTCCCGGTTCTCTTTTGGGTGAACAATGACCGACACGATTTCCGTCGCGGTGCCGCGCAAGGGCCGTCCCTTGGAGGCGGTCCTCCAGCGCGTGGCCGAGGAGGCCGACGCCGAAGGAGTCGCCGACGAAATCACCTCGACGCTCCGGTACGAGAAGGCCGTCACGAAGGGCAACCAGACGACCGACGAGAGCGTCTACGACCGACTCGCAGAGTACAGCCACGTCGGCGACGAGACGCGCCCGGACTTCACCCTCCTGCGCGACGACCGGGCGGGCAAGCCCCGGCGCATCGTCTTCGACAGCGTGACGGTCCCGGCGGGCGACGTGAACCTCCGACTCGTGGGCAGGGAGGAACCCTTCCGGTCGCTTCGCAAGCACGACTTCGCGCTCGGGTTCGACAGCGCCGACCTCGTGCTGGAGGAAGTCGTGGAACTCCGGCCTGACCCCCTGACCCGCATCGCCGACGTGAACGCCCGCATCGACCCCCACGACACCGACGTTCGGGTCGTGGCCGGGATGGGCGACACTGTGTACCACACGCTGATGGCGACCCCCGAGGCCCTCCCGCAGGGCGGCCAGCCCTCCCGCGAATTTCTGCGGAACTACGCGGGCGACCTCTGCATCTCGCCGCGCTACGAGCGCCTCGTGGAGGCCGTGGTGGGCACGCGCAACTCGGACAATCTCGACTTCTGCTACCCCGCCGAGGACGAAGAAGAGGAGGCCGCCATCGCCGACGCAGGCGTCGGCGTCTACCTGACCGTGACTGGTTCGACCGCCCGCGAACACGGCTTAGTCGTCGGCGAGGAGCTATTCCCGAGCGAGACGGTGCTGATGGAGAACTACGAGGAGACCGACGAGTCGGCCGAGACGGCCAAGCAACTGTTCGAGCGAACCGAGACCGAGATGGCGATTTACTGAGACGCTCCGCGACTCCTCGTGGCCGAGTCCCGGAACTCGGTCGGTCACTCGAAGCGAGCGCTGGCGAGTAGATATAGCGATATGTGATTTAGATTTCTGCCGACGCGCAGTAGAGTTCGTAGATGTTCTGCTCGTAGACCTCCCGCACCCGGTCGCCCCAGTTGTGGGTGTAGGTGTCGATGATGTCCTCGGCCACGTCGCCCCGGAGGTATTTGACGATACCCCGGTCGCCGGTCCGGTCGCGCAGATGAGTCGTGAAGAAGTGTCGGAAGTAGTGGGGCGTGACGTTCTCCTCGGCACCGCCGCCCTGCTGGTGCCACCCGTACTCACGAGCGTACTTCTTGACGACGGCGTAGACCATATCCGGCGTCACTCGATTTCCCCAGCCCTCTCGGGTCGTCGTGAAAAGCGGGTCGGCAGGTGAGGGCGCGTCGGGCCGGATAGCCAGCCAACGCTTGAGCGTCTGAGTCAGTTCGTCGTCCATCGGTATCACGGTTGCCCGCTTGCGCTTGTTCGAGGCCGAACGCTCCTCGCCGTTGAAGGCTTCGCCGATGGTCGGTTCCGGCGAGACGTATATCGAGTCGGCCTTCCCGTCGAGTTGCGGGCGGGTCGCGTCCTCGACGCCGGACATCGACACGTCGCGCAGGTCGAGGTTACAGAGTTCGCCCGCCCGCATGCCGGTCTTGAGCAGGGTGACGACGATAGCCCGGTCGAGAGGGTGTCGTATCTCCGCCACGAACGTTCGCATCTCCGGCACCGAAATGTCCCGGCGAGTCGGATTCGTGTCGATTCGTTCGTCCATCTCCTCAACCACGAGCGTCATCGGGTTCGACTCGAACTCGCCGACCTGCGTCATGTAGGCGTAGAACCGGTGGAGGTACGAGGCGTAGGTGGCCACCGTACTCTCGGCGACACTTCCTCGAAGTTCGTGCATCCACGCCATACAGTCGCGTCGAGTGGCCTCTGCGGGCGTCTTGCTGGCCCCCATCGGATTTTCGGAGGGATTGTCGAGGAAGGCCTCGAACCGCCGGAGGACCCGCTCGTAGGCGTCTCGGGTCCGGTCGGTCTTCCCGTGGTAGGTCATGTCTTGGAGGAAGTACGCGACCGAATCCTCGCCGTCTTGGCTTCGGGACTGCTCAGTCGCCATCGTCCCCCGAAATCAAGGTGTAGCCGCCGTGGCGGCCGCTGTACTGGACCCGATTCTCGGTCTGGAGTTGTTGGAGGGTCTCCTCCAGTCTGTCCTCGATGCTGTTGGTGAGTTGGTCGAGGAGTTCGTCCCAAGACAGGTGTTCGGTGGTCGAGAGAACGGATAGAACGTGTTCGTCTAAGTTTTCGCCATCGCTCCCGGTCTCGTCGGTTTCCGTCTCCGACTCGGAGGCCCCCGGTGCGTCGAATTCGAAGTCGCTCCGACCGGCCTGCACCATCGTCCGCACGAACTCGCTCTGGCTCATGTCGAGTTCGTCGGCGTGTCGCTTCCACTCGTCTTTCTGGTACGCGGGGACGAACGTCTTTACAGTTTTCCGAGAAGTATCGACGTTCTCGTCTCCGGACATATTTCGGTCCTCTCACCGCACCAGTATCAAAGTATCCCAGAGCCACGAATAAACAATCTTATTCTTGAGACTAGTCCGTTCATACCACCCACGAGAGTAAGTTATGAGTGAGTATAGGACTACGATTGTCCCCTAGTTGTCCCATACCCACGTCTCTAATTTCAGCTTCGGTATCGAAGTGGCAGACTACATGATTTCTATCTAATACTTTAGCTCACGTCCGGTAACCACAATCTGCCCGCAAAAATATAAAATTTCTTAATTTTCTGGTCGGATTCGCATAGTCGTTCGACCACAAATCGTCGGTCGGAGCATTGGCATCGCTCTCCAGATATTAGAGCAATTAAAATACTATTCAAAGCAATAAATATATGTCTGAAGTTGAGAATACCCGCGGAAGGGTCTTTCGAGGACTCGACCCCAAGGGTGACGGTCCCGAAACCGGGCTTCTCGACACCTTCCATTCTGGCGATACCTATCGTGGAGCCAACTGGTGAGGGACTGCGGGCGGCTTCGACGGCTGTTCGGAAACAGTCTCAAGAGCGACAGAACGAGAACCGAGTTCAGTGCTGAAGTCGATAGGGTTGGAATTGTGGTCGGTGATAACAAGTATCTGACCGCGGGCGAGGGCGACCCGACCACGCCGCAACCTCCTCAAAGGCCTCCGATTCCACGACAGGAGCGAGCGACCTGCGACTACGACGAGCGAGTCCCGCGAACGAGCGAAGGCACACCACTATGGGGTCGATGGCGAACCCGTCGCAGTCCGAGAACCCAGTCGCTCGCGGTCCGACCCGACGCCCCGAGGTCGAACACCTGTTCGTCAGGACTCGCAGGCACTGGGCCGACGACGCCCTTCTCGATGGTCCGACTCTCGGACGAGTCGCTCAACGAGACCGGATAGTACCGCCAAGGCGGCGGTGCCGAGGACCCCATGACACCGACAACCAACTGGGCGACCGGGTAGGGGAGTCTACGAGCAGATGTCTAGCCGGTAGTATAGTTGTCGAGCTGACTACTACGAGATACATCGTGGCCCAGATTGGTCTCCGGTTCAACTGACGGAGACTACTTCCCCCGGTCTTTTCGACGCGGAGCAAAAACGGAATCGGGAACTCGGCGACGTAGCCACCAGCAGTGTAGCGACGACGCGCATCGGCCTCGTTCGTCAAGGTCGCGCAAATAACCGGTGGTCGCTCGTCGGTCGGTGTCGGGCGGACGACTTCGAACCGAGATAGCGGTGTCGGCGTCGGCGGGTGTCTCGGAGCCGTCTGGGAGTTCGACCCGAGGACCGGCGGGTGCCAACGAACCGATGCGGGCCGCGCGCTCGATACAACCGGGGACCGTCGAGATGCCGGCGGAAAGAAGCGCGAGGACTCGACGCCGGTCCAGACGTGCCGACCGATGACTCGCCACATGATTCACGCGCCGAGCAAGCGGACCAGAGAGTGGCCGCGGTCCAAACGGCGTCGCATCTCGAACTCGTAAACCTTCATTCGGTATATGGAATCTTGCTCCGTCGGGACGGGGCGATATTGTTACTGCGAAGGATTTCGATGTTCTCCTCGTTGGAGTTAGGACCAAACGCGATAGGACGAGACACCCCTTTTCGACGCGGTGAGAGGACTCGCGGCCGAAATCGGCCTCGTTTCCTCCGACTCGGCGTGGCGCGAGCGACTTGAAGGCGAGCGCGACCGAGGACAGACGCCTCCGGCGAGGGACGGTCAGCGTCTTCCCCATCGAAACACCGCAGTCGAGGACCTCCCGCCCTCGATATTTTTGGCGAACCTAAAAGCTCAAATACGCGCCGTGACAACCGTCGAGTAGCATGAATACGGACGCGGCAGACGGGGACGACGAGGAGATTCGGGACAGCGAGGAGGCAGGGACCTCCGACCAGTTTACCTTCGACGACGTGAGCGTCGTCATGGGGACCTACAACGAGGAGGCCGCCATCGGAACAGTACTGGACGACGTAGAGCGCGTGACCGACGGTCGGGCCGAAGTCGTCTGCGTCGATGGCTCCTCCGACCGGACGCCCGAAATCGCCCGCGAGAAGGGGGCGAGAGTGGTCGAGCAGGAACCGCAGGGCTACGGCGTCGCGGTGCGCGAGGCCCTGCTGACCCCCGACCGACCGGTGGTCGTGACGACCGACTGCGACGACACCTATCCGATGGAACAACTGCCGGAGTTTCTGGCGGAGATTAACCGAGGTCGGGACGTGGTGAGCGGCGACCGACTCTACTGGGGTGCCGAGGAGATGCCGGACCTGAACCGGTGGGGCAACCACGCTTTCGCCGCGCTGGCGAGCGTGTTGATGGGCGAGGACCTCCTCGACATGCTCCTGCTGGACGAGCGCGTTCACGACACCACCACCGGGATGCGGGCCTACCGCCGGGAGGTCATCGAGGATATCGAGTGGACCGAAAACACCGGTCTCTCGGCCGAACTGCTGATCCGCCCGAAGATGCGGGGCTACGACGTGCGCGAGATTCCCATCGCGTACGACGAGCGCGCCGGCGAGACCAAACTCGACCCCTTCACGGGCGGCGCGGCGATTGCGAAGTCCATCGTGAAGGTCTGCGTGCAGGAGCGACGCCGCCGAGAACAGCGCAAGCCCGACTTCAGGTAGTCTTCTCGGGGGAGAGGCCCGCAGAGTTATTTTTACCGGCGAGGTACGTCACTGCATGCCATCCGACGTACCCGGCATCCACCACGTCACGGCCATCGCCAGCGACCCGAGCGAGAACCTCGAATTTTACACGAGGACGCTCGGACTGCGACTGGTCAAGCGGAGCGTGAATCAGGACGACGTGTCGGTCTACCACCTGTTCTACGGTGACTACGGCGGGAGTCCCGGAACCAGCATGACGTTCTTCCCCTACGAGGGCGCACAACAGGGGCAAGTCGGCACCGGACAGGTCAGCACGACGGCCTTCCTGATTCCGGGCGAATCAGTCGGTTTCTGGGTCGAGCGCCTCGCAGACGCCGGGGTCGATGCCGACGACCCGCGCGAGCGATTCGGCGACACCGTGATTCCTTTCCGGGACCCCGACGGCCTGCACCTCGAACTGGTGGCCCGCGAGGACGCCCCGGCAGGCGACCCGCCAGACGGGCCGGTGCCCGACGAACACGCGATTCGGGGCTTCTTCGGGGTGACGCTCTCGCTGGAGTCGGCCGAACCGACCGCGGACCTGCTGGAGACGATGGGGTTCCGAGAGACCGACAGCGAGCGCCACTGCCGGCGCTACGAGGCCGACGGCGAACTCGGCTACGTCGTGGACGTGTACGAGGACCCGCAGGCCCAGCGGGGCCGACCCGGCGCGGGGACGGTCCACCACGTCGCGTTTCAGGTGACGCGCGAGGACCAACCGGAGTGGCGCGAGATGCTGACCAGCCACGGTCTCCGGCCGACCGAGATAATCGACCGGAAGTGGTTCGAGTCGGTCTACGCCCGGACGAAGGGCGGCGTTCTCTTCGAGTTCGCCACGAAGGAACCGGGCTACACCGTGGACGAGGACATCGAGGAACTCGGCCAGCGCCTCGTCCTCCCGGAGTGGCTTGAAGACCGCCGCGACGAGATAGAAGCGAACCTCCCGGCGTTGCCGACCGGCGGGTCGGGCGAGTAGCGCGCCGACTGCGAGCGAAGCGAGGGTTTACATCTGAAGACGGGACGAACCCCGCCCGGACGCTTCGCGCGGTCACGCGAGCGGCGCGAGTGTAACCGGCGAAAATCGAAGGTTTTCGTGATGTGGCAAATCTTCGATTTGCAACACCTCGGAAGACGCGGTTTGTCTTCCGGTGGTCACGCCGGAGTCGGGGTCAGGGACCGCCAGTCTGAGTAGCCCGCGAGGGCCGAGCCAACTTGGGGCAATCCAAAGAATCGTCAAAGACGCATCTACCAACTCTAAAGAATCCTATAGACGTGTCGCTGGTCGCGGGCGGAAGCGGCAACTCAGCGGTGGCGGGCCACCAGCGCGCACCGGACCGGTTAGCTCTGGGTGTCGGTTGCGAGTTGCGGACGTAGCGTCGCACGAGCAGTCGAGTTACCGTCGTTCCGGCCCGAGACGGACTTGTTCGGCGACGAGTTCACCGCGCGGAGACGCGTCTCCATCCCGGCGTACTCCGGCACCGCGTCGGGGACGTAGGCCGCCGCGCCGTTGCAGTTGCGGGCGACGAGACAGACCTCCCGAGCGGGCGAGAGCGCCGCGAGCGTACCGTTAGCCTGCCGAACCGGGAGTTCGAGGCGATAGGAGAACCCACTGCCGGCGTCGCTGACGAACACCTGCACCACGATTTCGTCCTCGGGGCCGACCGAGACGCTGGCGTTCTCGCCGACCGCGGCGACTCCGGGACCGGCGAGCCGTGCGGTCCCGTTCGCAACTCGGAGGCCGACCGAAACGTTCCCGGCGGTTCCGTTCCCGAGCGTCCCGTTCACGCCGTAGTAGGCCGATTCGCCGCCGGTCGAGAGTCGGGCCGAGACCCCTGTCGCGCGGTCCGGAACTCCGAGCGTGGCGTCCAGCGCGATGGCCTCGCTCCGGACCACCCGGACGCGCTGAAGCGCCGGTTCGACCGACTCGCCGGTGTAGGGTGCCCACTCGCCCCGGTAGACGTATCTGTAGTAGGTTCGGTCGGGGTACGCCGTGGCGACTCGAAGACTCTCCTCGCCGTCGAGGGCGTACACCACGTCGCCGTCGAAACCGGGGTCGTTCCGGAGAACTTGGAAGGGGTGGTTGAGCCAGTCGCCGTAGGGCGTCGGCAGGAAGACCACGGCGTCGGAGAGGTTTCGCTCCTCGAACGGTTGGTAGGCGTCCTCGTACTCGGCCGTGATTTCGGCGTGTTCCGAGACCGGACCGGCGAGGACTCCCGCAGTCGCTCCCGAAATCACGAGCATCCCGACGAGCGCGACCCCGACGGCGACCTGCCGCGGCCGAGACGCGCCGAATCGGTCGCTGGCAAGTTCGCCCGCGCGGTCGATTCCCCGAAGCGCCGCGCTGGCC
This genomic window contains:
- a CDS encoding MBL fold metallo-hydrolase, with translation MAIHSDWGDWLPRAVEDADPEGIAVWYLGCNGFVLKAEETTLYIDPYLGTGDPPRTVRMVPVPFDPEDVAEADAVLATHEHTDHVHGPSQAPILESTGATFYAPDDSLAVARDDENWTDEWDVDDSQFEEVAEGDTFEVGAFTIHVEPAHDPDATHPVSYVVEYDGRTFFHGGDTKPSDEFERLGDEYDINLGVLAFGSVGQIPDKETREPKRTRWYNDENQAVESASALRFDRFLPSHWDMWKGLTADPTALHDHVRSFEYPERLEIAEIGDRVDL
- a CDS encoding WD40/YVTN/BNR-like repeat-containing protein; translated protein: MLLAGTYDGVYRARGPRFDSAEQVLDAGRVMRVRRFEEWDGVFATTKSGLYRSTDGGDSWTDLGVPREEVYSVLGGPDGDRLYAGTHPAHLYVSDDSGETWRELSGLQDLPSRDSWHTPRHRDEAHVRSLGAHADAPDRVVAGIEVGGVHVSDDGGEAWTERRSGVHDDVHHVLVRGPDHYVASCGGGLYRTRDAGETWVRLDDGVEHTYFREAFARDGTLYAAAARSSPGTWQGKRGADAALFESEDDGDTFETVAYPGHPDEVVLAWTADDGHVLAGTNDGRVVFRSSGEWVEGGRLSAGVAALCWV
- a CDS encoding AAA family ATPase, translating into MSDSMTEVVTTNESGVVVEKSFEGDEFAVPAIKFVIRCERDESATLRLADDIPEEFPMDNVGFHPDYENDNWTAYKDHRVQFERELEPGEELVTVYGVRLAEDDDPSTFLGTPTIEDVSPVAVDSGATGADDTDADPVGADPDPDAPNLDGEVGGPDGNTITDIVSEEDSQLVRDVVAGEDDLGLDDDDDPLGTEGEDPLADAGDDPLAASTEEDDPLAESGDDPLGETDALAGSDDESPADDDSESFLEPEDESVGDATETTDEATDEADPGIGDADAGETVGETSDGDESDALGDETPDEQVEAEDPTRPSETADETEAAEPEASPPRPGSVAAALADEIRAGEVEDDDLRAIQRELDVEMPESTNVRIRHLQSRVEDLSAYTEALEAFIDENGVADDIFADFEDDLAAVQADVRAFEDEVQALRTETDDTDERVANLGDDVSAVEGDVDSLESDVESVESDLSEIESDVEGVVEDVNSIEEDVSSVESDVQGVESSVGEVESSVDEIESNLDTLEADLQDLESGLRDEIEATEADLREDLRELEGVRDDVSDLESELGAVDDLRDEVAEIETLREEIEALEGISDEVEALEAELEDAGAVGEEVETLETRLDELEELVGANTDDVTSVGNELETVADELSAVRDELGDVSEATDEIEDVSESVESLSADLDALEENLTARVESVEEDVAAIHDELEGIQEWREQINNVFGN
- a CDS encoding tyrosine-type recombinase/integrase produces the protein MATEQSRSQDGEDSVAYFLQDMTYHGKTDRTRDAYERVLRRFEAFLDNPSENPMGASKTPAEATRRDCMAWMHELRGSVAESTVATYASYLHRFYAYMTQVGEFESNPMTLVVEEMDERIDTNPTRRDISVPEMRTFVAEIRHPLDRAIVVTLLKTGMRAGELCNLDLRDVSMSGVEDATRPQLDGKADSIYVSPEPTIGEAFNGEERSASNKRKRATVIPMDDELTQTLKRWLAIRPDAPSPADPLFTTTREGWGNRVTPDMVYAVVKKYAREYGWHQQGGGAEENVTPHYFRHFFTTHLRDRTGDRGIVKYLRGDVAEDIIDTYTHNWGDRVREVYEQNIYELYCASAEI
- a CDS encoding DUF5805 domain-containing protein: MSGDENVDTSRKTVKTFVPAYQKDEWKRHADELDMSQSEFVRTMVQAGRSDFEFDAPGASESETETDETGSDGENLDEHVLSVLSTTEHLSWDELLDQLTNSIEDRLEETLQQLQTENRVQYSGRHGGYTLISGDDGD
- a CDS encoding dolichyl-phosphate hexose transferase, giving the protein MGTYNEEAAIGTVLDDVERVTDGRAEVVCVDGSSDRTPEIAREKGARVVEQEPQGYGVAVREALLTPDRPVVVTTDCDDTYPMEQLPEFLAEINRGRDVVSGDRLYWGAEEMPDLNRWGNHAFAALASVLMGEDLLDMLLLDERVHDTTTGMRAYRREVIEDIEWTENTGLSAELLIRPKMRGYDVREIPIAYDERAGETKLDPFTGGAAIAKSIVKVCVQERRRREQRKPDFR
- a CDS encoding ring-cleaving dioxygenase; this encodes MPSDVPGIHHVTAIASDPSENLEFYTRTLGLRLVKRSVNQDDVSVYHLFYGDYGGSPGTSMTFFPYEGAQQGQVGTGQVSTTAFLIPGESVGFWVERLADAGVDADDPRERFGDTVIPFRDPDGLHLELVAREDAPAGDPPDGPVPDEHAIRGFFGVTLSLESAEPTADLLETMGFRETDSERHCRRYEADGELGYVVDVYEDPQAQRGRPGAGTVHHVAFQVTREDQPEWREMLTSHGLRPTEIIDRKWFESVYARTKGGVLFEFATKEPGYTVDEDIEELGQRLVLPEWLEDRRDEIEANLPALPTGGSGE